A window of the Cannabis sativa cultivar Pink pepper isolate KNU-18-1 chromosome X, ASM2916894v1, whole genome shotgun sequence genome harbors these coding sequences:
- the LOC115711013 gene encoding uncharacterized protein LOC115711013, whose translation MSNSSSDETTSSETSSNPSTTPSPIHTIIGNPFAMNNNNEIQQRTLNDYLHPTQTSIPSCFIFPPNMPSLGVKPGIIQLLPTFHGIENENPYVHIREFEEVVDTFYDRATINDAARLKFFPFSLKDKAKSWLYSLRSRSIGTWEEMTKTFFVKYFPVHKTNSLKRQISTFSQKDNETFYQVWERFKDLLSQCPHHGYESWRIVSYFYEGLTSRERQFVEMMCNGEFLQKEPEEALEFLIELAEKSHTWTGPSAAESTNRNRPAGIYQLREEDSLKAQVEALKKQIEILTTKDGQKGRMVAQAQTRPLEPCFVCGENDHLAKDCLVYKEMKGVHEEQCNALGQYNKPFSHAYNPGWRNHPNFSWRDNSNQGQTSGGQWRNENQAQPPKAYHAPQYHVQQQGNSLENTIHAFIEEQTKINRQLKEDVQEIKSQFSKLNTSLAISEKGRLPSQPQFNAQGQHMAETSTSNDPIVKGVNAITTRSGKALEDPSIKTTTSNSKVAPDSAPINAQAKVPFPQALRPVGKIPENRAELLEHLTQVKINLPLLHIIKQVPAYAKIIKDLCTAKRKHHVKKTAFLDRTSECGDRTKDTAKI comes from the coding sequence ATGAGTAACTCTTCTTCTGACGAAACCACTTCTAGTGAAACTTCGTCCAATCCATCCACTACTCCTTCTCCCATTCACACGATAATCGGTAATCCTTTtgcaatgaataataataatgaaatacaaCAGAGAACACTTAATGATTACCTTCACCCCACCCAAACTTCCATACCATCATGCTTCATATTTCCACCTAATATGCCAAGTCTTGGTGTCAAACCCGGCATTATTCAACTTTTGCCAACTTTTCATGGAATAGAAAATGAAAATCCATACGTGCATATTAGGGAGTTTGAGGAAGTTGTTGACACTTTTTATGACCGAGCAACCATCAATGATGCTGCACGCTTAAAGTTTTTCCCCTTCTCCTTGAAGGATAAAGCTAAAAGTTGGTTGTATTCTTTGAGATCTAGGTCTATTGGAACATGGGAAGAAATGACCAAAAcattttttgttaaatattttccTGTCCATAAGACCAACAGTTTGAAAAGACAAATCTCAACATTTTCCCAAAAAGACAATGAAACGTTCTATCAAGTCTGGGAGAGATTTAAAGATCTCTTAAGTCAGTGTCCACACCACGGGTACGAGAGTTGGCGCATCGTCAGCTACTTCTATGAAGGCCTCACAAGTCGTGAGCGCCAGTTCGTAGAAATGATGTGCAACGGTGAGTTCCTTCAAAAGGAACCCGAAGAAGCTCTTGAGTTTCTCATTGAGCTTGCTGAAAAATCTCACACATGGACTGGTCCAAGTGCTGCTGAAAGCACCAACAGAAATCGACCAGCTGGGATTTACCAACTTCGGGAAGAGGATAGCTTAAAGGCCCAAGTCGAAGCTTTAAAAAAGCAAATTGAAATCCTTACGACTAAAGATGGCCAAAAAGGGCGCATGGTTGCCCAAGCACAAACTAGACCACTCGAACCTTGTTTCGTTTGTGGAGAAAATGACCATTTAGCTAAGGACTGCTTAGTTTACAAAGAAATGAAGGGGGTTCATGAGGAGCAATGCAATGCCTTAGGGCAATATAACAAGCCATTCTCCCATGCGTACAACCCTGGTTGGAGAAACCACCCGAATTTCAGTTGGAGAGATAATTCCAACCAAGGTCAAACGTCTGGAGGACAATGGAGAAATGAGAATCAAGCTCAACCTCCAAAGGCATATCATGCACCTCAATACCATGTTCAACAACAAGGAAACTCCCTTGAAAATACCATTCATGCATTCATTGAGGAACAAACCAAAATCAATCGCCAATTAAAGGAAGATGTCCAAGAAATAAAAagtcaattttcaaaattgaacaCATCCTTAGCTATTTCTGAGAAAGGCAGACTTCCTTCCCAACCTCAATTCAATGCACAAGGGCAACATATGGCTGAAACCTCCACCTCTAATGATCCCATCGTTAAAGGGGTTAACGCCATCACAACAAGAAGTGGTAAAGCTTTGGAAGATCCATCCATCAAAACCACTacttcaaattcaaaagttgcCCCTGACAGTGCACCGATAAATGCTCAAGCAAAAGTACCATTTCCCCAGGCTCTTAGACCTGTTGGGAAAATTCCTGAAAATCGAGCTGAACTCCTTGAGCACTTGACACAAGTGaagattaatcttcctttgctTCATATCATAAAACAAGTGCCAGCTTATGCCAAAATCATCAAGGACTTGTGCACTGCTAAGAGAAAGCACCATGTCAAGAAGACTGCTTTCTTGGATCGAACAAGTGAGTGCGGTGATCGAACAAAAGACACCGCCAAAATATAA